Genomic DNA from Haloplanus sp. HW8-1:
GCCTGTACGACTATACGATCATGGCCAAGAAAAAGCGCAAAGCGGCCAAAGACACCGTCGCCAAGGCCGGAAAAGAGTATCTCGAAACCAAAAAGGAGGTCGAAAAGGGCCCCGACCAAGTGACGAACGTACAGGGAGACATGGTCGATCGGAAGGACCAGCAGACTCACGTCGACCGGAGTACCACCAACGTCGACACCATCGATCAGAGCACCACCCGCGTCGACCAGAGCAAGACCGTCAAGGATCAGCGCACGCAGGTCGAGGACAGCGTCGTCAACCGCTCCGACATCACCGCGTCGGCCGAGGGCGGTACCGAGCACGGCAACCGCGGCGGCCAGCCCCGAACCGAACAACGGGAACAGGGGGGTCACCAGCCCCAGAACGGCCGTCGGCCACAGGATGAGCCACAGGCGCCACACACGGATCAGGGAAACCAGCGGCCGGCCGACAACGGTCAGTCCGGCGGCGGTCGCCCCCGATCCGACCGGCACTCACAGAGCGAGCCCCGGCCCCAGGGCAGTCGCCAGGAGCAGGGGTCGGCGGAGACCGGAGGTTCGTCCGGCGGCGCCCAGTACTGCCCGAGCTGTGGGGAATCGGTCGACGCGAACTGGAACACGTGTATTAGCTGCGGCTCCGACCTCTGAGTCGGCGGCCGTCGGCCTACGGGATCGACGACGAGCAGTACGGGCAGTGTTCCGCCTTGCCGGGAATCTCCTCGCCGCAGTAGGGACAGAACTTCGTTTCGTCCCCGCCTCCTTCGCCGGTCCCGTCACCGGACCTCGGCTCTTGGCTTGCCGCTCGCTCGGCGCTCCCGCCGGCGGCGTCCGTGGCCGAGCGACCCCGCTCTTGCTGTGTCGTCCTCGGCTCGGTGTCCGCTGCGGTCCGTCCCTGCGCCGCCCGCTCCGGTTCGGGTTGCGTGCCGGTCTGGGCTCGATCGGGTTCCTGCCGCCGCTCGGATCGCTGCCGTTCGGCCGCCCGCCCACGGTCCGCCTCGCTGCCGGCCTCCGCCGGGGCGTCCGGTCCGCCAGCGACCGACCCTTCGCTCGCCTCGCCGGAGGACGGTGCGGCCTTGGACTCGAGCAGTTGATCGCGGGCGCGGTAGCCGAGGACCAGGCCGATCCCCGACACCACGACACCCCCGCCCGCCCCGCCCGACCCGGCCACGAGCGACCCGAGGACGGAGAGGACGAGCAGCCCCATTCCCGCGTACCACGCGTACGCGCTCCCTCGCCTGATCCACAGACCCATCCCGAGGTTCACCAGGGTGACGACACCGTAGACGCCCAGGACGGCAACGATCGTTTGCGAACCCATTGCCCCCATCCCGCCCGTCCCCCGACTCGCCTGACTCAGCATCCACCCCAGGACCGCCAGCACGACAATGGAGAGGACGCCCAGTGCGAGAAAGTAGTTCGACCACCACTTGTCCCACCGTCGAGTTGTCATACGATGCCCCTGATCGACTACCGACAAAAAAACTGCCGACTGTCGTGTCTTCAGGCTATCAGATAATGGCGGTCGGCGGGGAGCGAGGGTGTCGGATCCCGCCTAGCCGTCCCAGTGTTCGAGACTCGGATCGGTCCCTTCGAGGGCCGCTTCCAGGTGTTCCTGGCGGATGTGCCGTATCTCGTCGGTCTCGACGGCTTCCTGAAGCGCTTCGAGGGCGGCGTCGTTGGCGACGACCTCCAGGTCCCGCCCGGAGTACCCCTTGCTCAGCTGACGGATCCGGTTCCAGTCGATCTCGTCCGGGAGCGCCGGCCGATCCCGGAGGTGAACGCGGAGGATGGCCTCGCGCGCCGCCGCGTCCGGCGGCGGGACCTCGATGCGCTCCTGGAACCGGCTGGTCGCCGCGCCGTCGACCTCGTCCGGGATGTTGGTCGCCGTCACCGTGATGACGTCCTCGCCCCGCGTCTCGGTCAGTTCCGTCAGGAACTGGTTGACCATCTGGCGTTCGCTTTGGGTCTTCTGGGAGCCGCCGCTCCGGGACGGCATCAGCGCGTCCACCTCGTCGATGAAGATCAGGCAGGGCTGGTTGTCACGGGCGACGTCGTAGAGTTCGGAGACGTTGTCCGCCGCTTCCCCAACCAGCGAACTGGTGATGTCGTTGGGCTCGACGTCGACGAAGTTGTAGCCGAGTTTGCCGGCCAGCGCCCGCGTGATGTACGTCTTGCCGGTCCCCGGGGGCCCGTACAGCATGATGCCGTTGACTACCCCGAGGTCGTACTCTTCGTACAGATCCGACCGCTCCAGCGGATCGATCACCTTGTCCCGAAGCGTCCGCTTGAGATCGTGCATCCCCCCCACGTCCTCGAAGTCCGAGTCGGGCGGTGGCTCTAGGTACTCGCTGGCGTCCTCGACGGTCTCCGCCTCGGCCGCCGATCCGGCACCCTCGCTTCCGTCCGATCCGTCCGCACGCCCCACGGCGTCGCCGCGGTCCCCGTCCGCGGACCCGGCGTCCCTTCCCTCGGGACCACGCTCGTCGCCAGCGGGCTCCCCGTCCTCGAGGGTGCCCGAGTCGCGGAGCTTCTCGGCCACGTTCGCGAGGTTCTGCGCGAGGTCGCGCCGCTTTTTCGCCAACGAGTCGCTGGACTCGGTGTCGGCCAGTTCCGCCATCGTGTCGGCACACTGTTCGTAGTAGGCCGCCGCTTTCGTGGCCTCCCCCTCCGAACGAAGTTGGTCCGCCTTCGCGCGATACTCCTCGTACCGGTCTTCGAGGATGTCCCGCTGGATGCTGTCGTCCATACTCGGCTCGGACGGTCAGAGGCCGTGTTCGTTCATGTCGTCCTCGATGTCGATCTCTTCGCCCTCCTGGATGTCGACGGACGCCTCGACGTTGGCCGAGACACTGGAGGTGTCGTCCTCGATGTCGATCTCCTGCTCGTCGAGTTGACCCGCCTCCACCTCCTCGATGTCGCCCATCACGTCGTCGTCGTCGCTCATCGACATGTCGCTGGAGGTGAAGTTGAAGTCCAGACTCCCCTGGATCCGCTCCATCATGTCTACCTCCATGTCGAAGTCGACCATCTTCTCTTCCATCTTGGCCTCGAACTCCTCGACTTGGAGGTCCTCGTCCATCACGTCGTCGATGGCCAGGTCGGGATTTTTGCTGTTCTGTTGTTCCTGCAGCAGTTCGCGGGCACCATCGATGGAGAGGATGGTCCCGTATTTCATCGAGGTCTTCTGGTATTTTTTCTGTTTGAGCTGGTACTGCTTCTTCTGGTTTTTCGCCTTCTTCGCGAGGACCTGTTTGCGCATGTCGTCCTCGCCGGCTGCCTCCTTTACCAGCTTCTTGTACTTACTTCGGTGCTCCTCGATTTCGTCCTCGATACGGCTTCGCTGTCGCTCCAGTTTGATCTTGTCGCGTCGGAGGTCCTCGTCCGAGTAGACGTCGGTGCTCAACAGCGTCTGATCCGTCGTGCCGAACTTGTTTCTGACCCAGTTTCGAACTTCCATGGTTCGTGTTCCATCTCGTACCGTCATGATACTTTCTCCGCTCGATACCTTCCGACCGACGTGGCGTCCGTTTTCACAGCTCCGGTTTGACGGTCAGGACCGTCCCGACGACACCTAGGACCGCACCGAACGCCGCCGCCAGAACGAGGAGCTTCATCTCCCCGACGGTGACCTGAAGCAGTCGTTCTCCCATCGTCGCTTCGGCGTAGATGACGGCTGCCCCCGCGAACAGTCCCCCGAACGCACCGAGGTGAACGCGACGCTCCATGAACATGAAGACGCCGAGTACGAGCGCGACGCCGATGACGGTGTTGAGTGCGAGTACGCCGGCCGACAACCAGTGGACAGGTGCCATGATTCGCTTTCCCTCGACGTTCAGACTCATTGTCCATATCCAGTGACTTAAACTTTCCTCCTTT
This window encodes:
- a CDS encoding zinc ribbon domain-containing protein yields the protein MVVPQILSVVLYGAAVAGDHPDIDAPENLSKFSGFIRIGAIILLLIGLVTALGNLSGSALGATAFAFLVVMVLGLYDYTIMAKKKRKAAKDTVAKAGKEYLETKKEVEKGPDQVTNVQGDMVDRKDQQTHVDRSTTNVDTIDQSTTRVDQSKTVKDQRTQVEDSVVNRSDITASAEGGTEHGNRGGQPRTEQREQGGHQPQNGRRPQDEPQAPHTDQGNQRPADNGQSGGGRPRSDRHSQSEPRPQGSRQEQGSAETGGSSGGAQYCPSCGESVDANWNTCISCGSDL
- a CDS encoding ATP-binding protein — translated: MDDSIQRDILEDRYEEYRAKADQLRSEGEATKAAAYYEQCADTMAELADTESSDSLAKKRRDLAQNLANVAEKLRDSGTLEDGEPAGDERGPEGRDAGSADGDRGDAVGRADGSDGSEGAGSAAEAETVEDASEYLEPPPDSDFEDVGGMHDLKRTLRDKVIDPLERSDLYEEYDLGVVNGIMLYGPPGTGKTYITRALAGKLGYNFVDVEPNDITSSLVGEAADNVSELYDVARDNQPCLIFIDEVDALMPSRSGGSQKTQSERQMVNQFLTELTETRGEDVITVTATNIPDEVDGAATSRFQERIEVPPPDAAAREAILRVHLRDRPALPDEIDWNRIRQLSKGYSGRDLEVVANDAALEALQEAVETDEIRHIRQEHLEAALEGTDPSLEHWDG